A DNA window from Trichomycterus rosablanca isolate fTriRos1 chromosome 11, fTriRos1.hap1, whole genome shotgun sequence contains the following coding sequences:
- the pex11a gene encoding peroxisomal membrane protein 11A: MENFVKFTNQSQGRDRIFRATQYGCALLKYLLQNDAKRKAVWQKLDSLEANMSSGRKLFRLGNTVNSVDAAKKTLNLSDHVLRFCLTMANLNRALYFVCDNILWARSIGLIQDINKDRWNVNANRYYFISLVLNLIRDAYGIGQLMVQMSRDRQYRQKVSQHLSESPDVASVVIPQLDAFLFLLLESLRSHPAVALDTLKNVCDLFIPLDKLGIYQTNAGVVGLCGLVSSLLGILSVLKPSLKIQP; this comes from the exons ATGGAAAACTTCGTCAAATTCACCAACCAAAGCCAAGGAAGGGACCGTATATTCAG GGCGACTCAATATGGCTGCGCTTTGCTGAAGTACCTGCTTCAAAACGACGCGAAAAGAAAAGCGGTGTGGCAGAAGTTAGACAGTTTGGAGGCGAACATGAGCTCAGGACGGAAGC TTTTCAGGCTTGGTAATACTGTGAACTCTGTGGATGCGGCCAAGAAAACGCTTAACCTTTCAGACCATGTGCTGCGGTTCTGTCTCACCATGGCCAACCTGAACCGTGCCCTCTATTTTGTATGTGACAATATTCTTTGGGCCAGAAGCATCGGCCTCATCCAAGATATCAACAAGGATAGGTGGAACGTCAATGCAAAcagatattattttatatctttAGTGCTGAATCTTATCCGAGATGCCTATGGGATTGGCCAGCTCATGGTCCAAATGTCTCGGGATAGGCAATATCGGCAGAAAGTCAGTCAGCACCTCAGTGAGAGCCCAGATGTGGCCAGCGTTGTTATTCCACAGTTAGATGCCTTTTTGTTCCTGTTGCTTGAGAGCCTCAGAAGTCACCCAGCTGTGGCTCTTGACACACTCAAAaatgtgtgtgatcttttcattcCATTAGACAAGCTGGGAATTTACCAAACAAATGCAGGGGTTGTAGGGCTGTGTGGACTTGTCTCATCTCTTTTAGGAATACTGTCGGTGCTGAAGCCCAGTCTAAAAATCCAACCATGA